A genomic window from Carassius auratus strain Wakin chromosome 45, ASM336829v1, whole genome shotgun sequence includes:
- the LOC113063053 gene encoding protein PRRC2C-like isoform X1: protein MSEKSGQSTKAKDGKTKYATLSLFNTYKGKSLETQKTAVAARHGLQSLGKVAVSRRMPPPANLPSLKAENKGNDPNVSIVPKDGSGWASRQDQPGDERQQETPPPQPKPAVPQTSDAPLGGSRSWANSKQSGQLDGAPRMSSHFHQEFPSLQAAGENQEKSGDQEDEPYGPGPSLRPQNVGSWREGGGRNLNVASSPSESDGKPSEESGVGRGTPSPSGDSDEAGKPSSGEGREKRDARDRLPPTAPQHKLNGGQQTAKGISSQFQAAQFRSMMPPYMFNAYPRGPFPPVQSSFRYPGQQEMSKGPRSGGRPSQPPSQPWLQDPDRPSIVSATELKELDNLDTDADEGWAGAQMEVDYTEKLNFSDDEENHSAKEKGDNWEWMTKVDRMRSRNADVQEGWTEEEGRRDSKSSWAESGDPKAPSPGNIVHYSKTVPPQDQQGQTIGRSVGSGGSSVTKLPNTAPPASEEETEAWRQKRKKQSELSEAVERARRRREEEERRMEEQRLAACKEKLKQLEEKRRPSTTETAKPTIQAHGDNQEVTETVPKLPAETPPPQPQPPPSPAQQPCPPMPTHERTEPTVEEVPQFVTRQPSPPVHRTAPEPQSKVDTALTEEVHRPVERQPMRDYFSVEEPRVEEPQLSSTRLDHSVSDDAPLPTKLENEGDTGTAVRPSVTSGYSKQFQKSLPPRFLRQQEQLKQQQWQQQQQSGGGPVSPSGGSAPPQHRSLYQPIGPHHQHLASMGFDPRWLMMQSYMDPRIMSGRPPIDMPPMHPGRMPPKQLVRREPTENSSSGSDTFDHLTRPIREHGVPSEPRMVWGSDPYPSTEPLPSSATIKGREDGKETRLDAGLELDRGLSGVYPRDHSPLEPRGKSHFFRDSSETLASFSHVSEEVPGLLQTDRTPVIPSFEPEETNLSGADEVEAIGQAVLKRSISQGSSHSLKLEEPRFEGLTIAQKSLDFPDTVERPEDKSRKEPFGQGSVINSRSTPPVANDGMHKTDKLTLPAPSKQKSEMRWGSRGSGSGRREGPGAERPVRRSGPIKKPVLRDMKEEREQRREKEEQHERGDRSKKEGAAPKGVTSAAVEASDRPKPYGDGKKVVVEPEVGIATGGTKSRDLQTTVCPAATSLAEDKPDKPPSNDKRNEPKLPSRKESNLPPRAYRRDERERGRDERERGRDERERGRDERERGRDERERDRERERDVEREKDWLSDYKSRGRGEYYSRGRSYRGSYGGRGRGSRGRSRGDYSYREPRSRSDLPLGATGTASFRCREESETRSESSDFEVLPKRRRRRGSDTDSESEGRESASDTGASDREPSSKPSRPIRHELLESQSSKSGSGFAAGNLSEKPVSRDEDGRPKPGFLLKGEATRRGKGGLHSRRGGGRERGGHRSAPFRRAPVKEASQWPLKPMETFRPEEAETSRIDSTHSERRHIKYDNKKIGEGGQSFRERPRRPRAARPPRQDKPPRFRRLKEREAAVFAGEAIPGVPVPTSVSPMRSKAPGTLVSLPEGVADTRTAPSLTPDVTSPELPVPETVVPEMGATTVAAAGSKSPDLSNQNSSDQANEEWETASESSDFNERREREDKKQLEAAMTSTTAATTTSTMPTQISGGQSKSPTESVVIPKREIASVAKRSFSSQRPVDRQNRRGNSGPKTGRGYPAGKSERRGGSGAKLGRRGAAAQNAEAGQASTGQKVGKEPASSRRKEEAKHAVKKPKEKENALSQFDLNNYASVVIIDDHPEVTTLEDPQSNTNDDGFTEVVSRKQQKRLQDEERRKKEEQTAQNWSKKGSGEKGRGGGGSKLPPRFAKKQQQQQGLAAGQQQPSAPAPQTQAVPQQTPPQPAISVSQHSLPASNQSPISPQPLEGAVAPLAPSPVDFPAKSQTHNTLGTELWENKVAGSTVLSDVKKLGPISPPQPPSVSAWNKPLTSFTGPVTPEGVKSGTEGGVELGMDSIQFGAPSSAGSTDSDGVPALLEKTSDNKLPEPKEQRQKQPRAGPVKPQKLPDIPPPEHKEYKPGPIGKERSLKNRKAAKDVRQSDGEVLDKNGARGSRDRDSSSPTKDKVPELSGDIEGMITAPTAEYSCSSKESVTDYTIPSSSLADNVPTAGTKMEESLVAPVALPHPMPIQRREALQQSSSLATVSPATVDLTLKMESARKAWENSPSLVEKSSPVTSSASPITSGGGGAGSASFSSFSSASVPQIPVASVTPSTSLSGSATYTTSSLSTKSTSASDPPNICKVKPQQLQSSGMCNTNFSHLGCAPSLLPQQQAPQVFVSQSAAGSAAQIPAFYMDTSHLFSAPHPRLAPPSIAQQQGFQPGLSQPTAVQQIPIPIYAPLQGQHQAQLSLNTGPPVSQPQDLFSSSMQSYSMLSCLLRSQQAFMQNSLSQTSPMMLSGTPLHSYPGVQPPDLGKPQSSLAYQQTSNTQHIPILFEPQLNQPSGMGGSQLIDTHLLQRQGMSQHSNLYSGQVQQQSSYYSSTQSPNSALQQVTVPVPGSQMSLPNFGSGGGQPLLALPQSLPPTPPQAPPPSLNRQPPSNPPYRGLIGQNTHSMMQHSNKMCEMDLKLFSGGMDMKPGTPPVSARSTTPTSSPYRVCSTSPSSQSSKMNSMLYPKQFQSGSAGMRIAQHFPGPFNPQMLSQANMVSPLVRQSHANSFPGGVQRSPMGPPMSSNLSGGLMPHPRPQHPPRGPSGPSLAPRGTQAALKAEQDLKARQRAEVLQSTHKFFSEQQQLKAPVSKPSRIEAGKPTDSITSNHQGAPSDRTESDKSVPLATTKPIRTGPIKPQAIKPEESK from the exons ATGTCAGAGAAGTCAGGGCAGAGCACCAAGGCAAAGGATGGCAAGACCAAGTATGCAACCCTTAGCCTCTTCAACACGTACAAGGGCAAGTCTCTGGAGACCCAGAAAACTGCAG TTGCTGCCAGACATGGGCTCCAAAGTTTGGGCAAAGTTGCGGTCAGCCGACGCATGCCCCCTCCGGCTAACCTGCCCAGCCTAAAAGCTGAGAACAAAGGCAACGATCCCAACGTTAGCATCGTACCAAAGGACGGCAGCGGATGGGCCTCCAGACAGGATCAACCAGGAGACGAACG gCAGCAAGAGACCCCTCCACCACAGCCAAAGCCAGCTGTTCCTCAGACCTCTGATGCCCCTCTGGGAGGCAGCCGCTCTTGGGCCAACAGCAAACAGTCTGGGCAGCTGGATG GAGCTCCTCGCATGAGCAGTCATTTCCATCAGGAGTTTCCAAGTCTGCAGGCAGCGGGTGAAAATCAGGAGAAATCAGGTGATCAGGAAGATGAACCCTACGGGCCAGGCCCCAGCCTCAGGCCTCAGA ATGTGGGTAGCTGGCGGGAAGGTGGAGGCAGGAACTTAAATGTTGCTTCCAGCCCCTCAGAGAGTGATGGAAAGCCCTCTGAGGAGTCAGGCGTGGGTCGGGGCACACCATCTCCCTCAGGGGACTCCGATGAGGCAGGCAAACCCTCTTCTGGGGAGGGCAGAGAAAAGAGAGACGCCAGAGACAGACTCCCACCTACTGCCCCTCAGCATAAACTCAATGGTGGCCAGCAAACGGCGAAGGGAATATCATCTCAGTTCCAAGCTGCCCAGTTCAGGAGCATGATGCCGCCATAT ATGTTCAATGCTTACCCTCGAGGGCCCTTTCCTCCTGTACAAAGTAGCTTTAGATACCCTGGTCAACAGGAGATGTCTAA GGGTCCACGTTCTGGTGGAAgaccctcccagcctccctctcagCCATGGCTGCAGGATCCAGACAGGCCATCAATTGTTAGTGCCACTGAGCTTAAAGAGCTAGACAATCTGGACACTGATGCTGATGAGGGTTGGGCAG GTGCTCAAATGGAAGTTGACTATACTGAGAAACTGAACTTTAGTGATGATGAGGAGAACCATTCTGCTAAGGAGAAAGGCGATAACTG GGAGTGGATGACTAAAGTTGATCGCATGAGGTCAAGAAACGCTGATGTTCAGGAGGGATGGACGGAAGAAGAGGGGAGGCGTGACAGCAAGAGCTCATGGGCAGAAAGTGGAGACCCTAAGGCTCCCTCCCCTGGCAATATTGTCCATTATAGCAAGACTGTACCTCCTCAAGACCAGCAG GGCCAAACTATTGGACGTTCTGTGGGAAGTGGTGGCTCCAGTGTTACAAAGCTACCCAATACAGCACCCCCTGCTAGTGAGGAGGAAACAGAAGCGTGGCGGCAGAAGCGGAAGAAGCAGTCCGAGCTCTCAGAAGCAGTAGAACGTGCTCGCAGACGGCGTGAGGAAGAGGAACGCCGCATGGAAGAACAGAGACTTGCTGCATGCAAAGAGAAACTCAAACAACTGGAGGAGAAACGACGACCTTCGACTACAGAAACTGCTAAACCAACTATACAAGCTCATGGTGATAACCAGGAAGTGACTGAAACTGTGCCTAAACTACCTGCTGAAACTCCACCCCCTCAGCCTCAACCACCACCTTCCCCTGCACAGCAACCCTGCCCTCCCATGCCAACCCATGAAAGGACAGAGCCCACTGTGGAGGAGGTGCCACAATTTGTTACCCGACAACCTAGCCCTCCTGTCCATAGGACTGCCCCAGAACCCCAAAGCAAGGTTGATACTGCTTTAACTGAGGAGGTGCATAGACCGGTGGAGAGACAACCAATGAGAGACTACTTCAGTGTTGAGGAGCCCAGAg TTGAGGAGCCTCAGTTGTCTTCAACCAGACTCGATCATTCGGTCAGTGATGATGCCCCTCTCCCAACTAAACTGGAAAATGAGGGAGACACTGGGACTGCTGTTCGTCCTTCTGTCACCTCTGGATATTCAAAACAGTTCCAGAAGTCTTTACCACCCAGGTTCCTTAGACAACAG GAACAGCTTAAACAACAACAGtggcaacagcagcagcagagtgGTGGGGGTCCAGTCTCTCCCTCAGGGGGTTCAGCTCCCCCTCAGCACAGATCCTTATACCAACCTATCGGCCCCCACCACCAACACCTTGCTTCAATGGGATTTGACCCACGCTGGCTAATGATGCAGTCTTACATGGATCCCCGTATAATGTCTGGGCGGCCACCAATAGACATGCCTCCTATGCACCCCG GGAGAATGCCTCCTAAGCAGCTGGTACGACGAGAGCCCACAGAAAACAGCAGCTCAGGATCAGACACTTTTGATCATCTGACCAGACCAATCAGAGAACACGGAGTTCCTAGTGAGCCTCGGATGGTCTGGGGTTCTGACCCATATCCCTCAACAGAGCCCCTTCCCTCTTCTGCAACCATTAAAGGACGTGAAGATGGCAAGGAGACAAG ATTGGATGCTGGTCTGGAGCTAGATAGAGGTCTATCAGGTGTCTATCCTCGGGACCATAGCCCACTTGAGCCCCGGGGCAAGAGCCACTTCTTCAGGGATTCATCTGAAACCTTGGCTTCTTTTAGTCATGTCTCGGAAGAGGTTCCAGGTCTCCTACAGACTGACAGAACCCCAGTCATCCCTTCTTTTGAACCTGAGGAGACTAACCTCTCTGGTGCAGATGAGGTGGAAGCCATTGGACAGGCTGTATTGAAACGTAGTATCTCTCAAGGCTCAAGTCACTCTCTGAAACTGGAAGAGCCCAGATTTGAAGGACTTACCATAGCACAGAAATCCCTGGACTTCCCTGATACTGTGGAAAGACCTGAGGACAAGTCTAGAAAGGAGCCTTTTGGACAGGGGTCTGTGATCAACAGCCGTTCCACTCCTCCTGTGGCTAATGATGGTATGCACAAAACCGACAAGCTTACTTTACCTGCACCCAGCAAGCAGAAGTCAGAGATGCGCTGGGGATCCCGTGGATCTGGATCTGGAAGGAGAGAGGGTCCTGGAGCAGAGCGGCCAGTAAGGAGATCTGGACCCATTAAGAAACCTGTGTTGAGAGACATGAAGGAAGAGAGGGAacagagaagagagaaagaagagcagCACGAACGAGGGGATCGATCCAAAAAAGAGGGTGCTGCTCCTAAGGGTGTTACTTCAGCTGCTGTAGAAGCATCTGATAGACCTAAGCCCTATGGTGATGGTAAGAAAGTAGTGGTAGAACCTGAAGTGGGAATAGCAACTGGTGGAACAAAATCCAGAGATCTGCAGACAACTGTATGTCCTGCAGCTACATCTCTTGCTGAGGATAAACCAGACAAGCCTCCATCTAATGACAAACGTAATGAACCCAAACTACCATCTCGCAAAGAGTCCAACCTCCCTCCCAGAGCTTACAGGAGAGATGAGAGGGAGCGGGGCAGAGATGAGAGGGAGCGGGGCAGAGATGAGAGGGAGCGGGGCAGAGATGAGCGGGAGAGGGGCAGAGATGAGAGGGAGCGAGAccgagagagggaaagagatgtGGAAAGAGAGAAGGACTGGCTTTCTGATTACAAAAGCCGTGGTCGGGGAGAGTACTATTCCCGTGGCCGAAGTTACAGAGGCAGCTATGGTGGGAGGGGCAGAGGTAGCCGTGGTCGTAGTCGAGGGGACTACTCGTACAGAGAGCCACGGTCACGCTCGGATTTGCCATTAGGTGCCACAGGGACAGCTAGTTTCCGCTGCAGAGAAGAGAGTGAAACCCGTAGCGAGAGCTCAGATTTTGAAGTCTTGCCTAAGCGCAGACGCAGGCGAGGCTCGgacacagattctgaaagtgaaGGCAGAGAATCTGCCAGTGACACTGGAGCATCAGATCGTGAGCCCAGCTCCAAACCGAGCAGACCCATCCGTCACGAGCTGCTGGAATCTCAATCCTCTAAATCTGGTTCTGGTTTTGCAGCTGGAAATCTTTCTGAGAAACCTGTGTCTCGAGATGAAGATGGGCGACCCAAACCAggttttttgttaaagggtgagGCCACACGCCGAGGCAAAGGAGGATTGCACAGCAGGCGAGGTGGTGGCAGGGAGCGAGGTGGCCACAGATCTGCTCCTTTCCGTCGGGCCCCTGTTAAAGAGGCCTCACAGTGGCCCTTGAAGCCCATGGAGACCTTTCGGCCAGAGGAAGCAGAGACCTCGCGTATTGATAGTACCCACTCTGAAAGACGGCACATCAAGTATGACAACAAGAAGATTGGAGAGGGAGGACAAAGCTTCCGGGAGAGGCCCCGGAGACCAAGGGCAGCCCGTCCTCCCAGACAAGACAAGCCCCCACGTTTTCGGAGGCTTAAAGAACGTGAGGCAGCAGTGTTTGCTGGGGAAGCGATTCCTGGTGTGCCAGTACCTACATCAGTCTCCCCTATGCGGTCCAAAGCTCCTGGAACGCTGGTCTCTTTGCCAGAGGGAGTGGCTGATACCAGAACAGCACCTTCTCTGACTCCTGATGTAACTTCCCCTGAGCTTCCTGTCCCAGAGACCGTTGTCCCTGAAATGGGAGCCACCACTGTAGCTGCTGCTGGTAGCAAATCACCTGACTTGTCCAATCAGAATTCTTCTGACCAGGCCAATGAGGAGTGGGAGACGGCCTCTGAGAGTAGCGACTTCAACGAAAGGAGAGAGCGAGAGGACAAGAAGCAACTTGAAGCAGCCATGACTTCAACCACCGCTGCTACTACCACCTCCACCATGCCAACACAGATCTCTGGAGGACAGAGCAAATCACCAACAGAAAGTGTGGTAATCCCTAAACGGGAGATCGCCTCGGTAGCCAAGAGAAGCTTCTCAAGCCAGCGGCCTGTGGATCGACAGAACCGCAGAGGAAATAGTGGGCCTAAAACTGGTCGAGGGTATCCTGCAGGCAAGAGCGAGAGAAGGGGAGGATCTGGAGCCAAATTGGGACGCAGGGG TGCTGCTGCTCAGAATGCAGAGGCTGGTCAGGCCAGTACGGGTCAGAAAGTTGGGAAAGAACCAGCGTCCAGTCGCCGGAAAGAGGAAGCAAAACATGCTGTCAAAAAacccaaagagaaagaaaatgcttTGTCTCAATTCGATCTCAACAATTATGCCA GTGTAGTGATCATTGACGACCACCCAGAGGTCACAACGCTTGAGGACCCTCAGTCAAACACAAACGATGATGGGTTCACTGAGGTTGTTTCACGGAAGCAGCAGAAACGTTTGCAGGATGAGGAACGAAGGAAGAAAGAAGAGCAGACTGCACAG AACTGGAGTAAAAAGGGCTCTGGTGAAAAGGGCAGGGGAGGTGGCGGTTCTAAACTCCCTCCACGATTTGCCAAAAAGCAACAACAGCAGCAAGGATTGGCAGCTGGGCAGCAGCAACCGTCAGCTCCAGCTCCACAGACCCAGGCTGTCCCTCAGCAGACTCCACCACAGCCAGCTATCTCTGTGTCGCAGCACAGCCTGCCTGCCTCTAACCAGAGTCCTATCTCACCCCAGCCCCTTGagggtgcggtggcacctctggccCCCTCACCTGTAGACTTCCCTGCCAAGAGTCAGACGCACAACACACTGGGTACAGAACTGTGGGAGAACAAGGTGGCTGGCTCCACTGTTCTCTCTGATGTCAAAAAAC TTGGACCTATCAGCCCTCCCCAGCCTCCATCTGTCAGTGCCTGGAACAAACCCCTTACTTCATTTACTGGGCCCGTTACACCTGAG GGTGTGAAATCGGGAACAGAAGGTGGGGTTGAGCTGGGCATGGACAGCATCCAGTTTGGTGCCCCGTCTTCAGCAGGAAGCACTGACAGTGACGGAGTGCCCGCCCTTCTAGAGAAAACCTCTGATAATAAACTACCTGAACCCAAAGAGCAAAGACAAAAACAGCCTCGTGCTGGACCTGTCAAACCTCAGAAG TTACCTGACATCCCCCCTCCAGAGCACAAGGAATATAAACCTGGTCCCATTGGCAAAGAGCGTTCACTCAAGAACCGTAAGGCTGCTAAAGATGTGCGTCAGTCCGATGGAGAGGTCTTGGATAAAAATGGAGCTAGAGGAAGCCGAGACAGAGACTCCAGCTCACCCACTAAAGACAAAGTTCCTGAGCTGAGTGGAGACATCGAGGGCATGATCACTGCTCCAACAGCGGAGTACTCCTGCAGCTCTAAG GAATCAGTGACTGACTACACAATCCCATCTTCCTCGTTAGCGGACAACGTCCCCACTGCAGGGACCAAGATGGAGGAGAGCCTCGTGGCACCT GTGGCGCTCCCGCACCCAATGCCTATTCAGCGAAGAGAAGCCCTGCAGCAGAGCTCAAGCCTTGCCACAGTCTCTCCTGCTACTGTTGACCTCACACTTAAA ATGGAATCTGCGCGCAAGGCTTGGGAGAACTCGCCTAGTCTTGTGGAAAAGAGCTCTCCGGTCACCTCCTCTGCTTCCCCAATCACcagtggaggaggaggagcaggcaGTGCCTCCTTCAGTTCCTTCTCTAGTGCTTCAGTGCCTCAGATACCTGTGGCCTCGGTCACCCCCAGCACCTCCCTGTCCG GATCTGCAACCTACACAACATCCTCTCTCAGCACGAAGAGCACATCAGCCTCTGACCCTCCCAACATCTGTAAGGTGAAGCCCCAGCAGCTGCAGAGTTCAGGGATGTGCAACACTAACTTCTCCCACCTGGGCTGTGCTCCATCTCTGTTACCGCAGCAACAGGCCCCACAGGTGTTCGTATCCCAGTCTGCAGCAG GTTCTGCGGCCCAAATCCCGGCTTTCTACATGGACACCAGCCACTTGTTCAGTGCGCCCCACCCTCGCTTGGCTCCTCCTTCTATAGCACAGCAGCAAGGCTTTCAGCCTGGACTCTCACAG ccTACAGCGGTGCAACAGATCCCCATCCCCATTTACGCTCCTCTGCAGGGGCAGCACCAGGCCCAGCTGAGCCTCAACACTGGACCTCCGGTGTCTCAACCTCAAGACCTCTTCAGCTCCTCCATGCAGTCCTACAG TATGCTGTCTTGTCTACTCAGGTCTCAACAGGCATTCATGCAGAACAGCCTTTCCCAGACGTCTCCCATGATGCTGTCTGGGACTCCACTGCACAGTTACCCCGGAGTGCAGCCCCCAGATTTGGGCAAGCCTCAGTCCAGCCTGGCCTATCAGCAGACCTCAAACACCCAACACATCCCCATCCTGTttgagccccagctgaatcaGCCTTCTGGCATGGGAGGATCACAGCTTATAGACACACATCTACTGCAG CGTCAGGGAATGAGTCAGCACTCAAACCTGTACTCTGGACAAGTTCAGCAGCAGAGCAGCTACTACAGCTCAACACAAAGTCCCAACTCTGCCCTGCAGCAGGTGACCGTTCCTGTGCCGGGTTCACAGATGTCTTTGCCCAATTTCGGCTCTGGTGGTGGTCAGCCACTCTTGGCTTTGCCTCAATCCCTACCTCCGACACCTCCCCAAGCCCCGCCCCCCAGCCTCAATCGCCAGCCCCCCAGCAATCCTCCCTACCGTGGCCTTATTGGCCAGAATACACACAGTATGATGCAACATTCCAATAAG ATGTGTGAGATGGATCTGAAGCTCTTCAGTGGTGGAATGGATATGAAGCCTGGAACTCCACCTGTCAGCGCCAGAAGCACTACCCCCACTTCTAGCCCTTATAG